One Cryptomeria japonica chromosome 9, Sugi_1.0, whole genome shotgun sequence genomic window carries:
- the LOC131042863 gene encoding L-lactate dehydrogenase B-like, with product MEKGRKSMSSGDLGIDIASTFFKPIEGAEPLHPNTRNTKITVVGVGNVGMAVAQTILTQELTSELALVDVDAEKLRGEMLDLQHAAAFLPRTKIVAGSDYTVSAGSDICIITAGARQREGESRLSLVERNLQLFKSIVPQVVEHSPEAILLVVSNPVDILTYVAWKLSGFPSNRVIGTGTNLDSSRFCFMIAEHLDVNAQDVEAYIVGEHGDSSVALWSSISVGGMPVLGFLNKQEIPYEKHQLEAIHRAVVDSAYEVIELKGYTCWAIGYSAANLVKSLLRNQRRIHPVSVLAKGFHGIEDEVFLSLPSLIGRRGVLSAVNFHLTEEETQQLRLSAQAIHDVQKQLSI from the coding sequence ATGGAGAAGGGTCGAAAAAGCATGAGTTCAGGCGATTTGGGCATAGACATAGCCAGCACCTTCTTCAAGCCAATCGAAGGTGCAGAGCCACTGCATCCCAATACCAGAAACACGAAGATCACAGTAGTGGGCGTGGGAAATGTGGGCATGGCGGTGGCGCAAACGATTCTGACCCAGGAGCTCACCAGTGAGTTAGCCTTGGTAGACGTGGATGCAGAGAAGCTAAGGGGAGAAATGCTGGACCTACAACACGCCGCCGCCTTTTTGCCCCGGACGAAGATCGTGGCGGGTAGCGACTATACTGTCTCCGCCGGTTCGGACATCTGCATAATCACGGCGGGTGCACGACAACGGGAAGGGGAGTCCCGGTTGTCGCTGGTTGAACGGAACTTGCAGCTTTTCAAGAGCATCGTTCCGCAGGTGGTGGAGCACAGCCCGGAGGCCATACTCCTGGTGGTGTCGAACCCGGTGGACATTCTGACCTACGTGGCCTGGAAGCTCTCGGGGTTCCCGTCGAATAGAGTGATTGGAACCGGCACCAACCTGGATTCTTCACGGTTCTGCTTCATGATAGCTGAGCACCTGGATGTTAATGCGCAGGACGTTGAGGCGTACATTGTTGGGGAACACGGGGATAGTTCCGTGGCGCTGTGGTCGTCGATTAGTGTTGGAGGGATGCCGGTGCTTGGGTTTCTGAATAAGCAGGAGATCCCTTATGAGAAGCACCAGTTGGAGGCTATTCATCGGGCTGTTGTTGATAGTGCTTATGAGGTTATCGAGCTCAAGGGGTATACTTGTTGGGCCATTGGCTATTCTGCTGCTAACTTGGTGAAAAGTTTGCTGCGTAACCAGAGGAGAATACATCCGGTGTCCGTTTTGGCCAAGGGGTTTCATGGGATTGAAGATGAGGTTTTTCTTAGCCTGCCTTCGTTGATTGGAAGAAGAGGGGTTCTTAGTGCTGTTAACTTTCACTTGACTGAGGAGGAGACCCAGCAGCTCAGGCTCTCGGCTCAGGCCATTCATGACGTTCAGAAGCAGCTCTCTATTTGA